A part of Puntigrus tetrazona isolate hp1 chromosome 21, ASM1883169v1, whole genome shotgun sequence genomic DNA contains:
- the sc5d gene encoding lathosterol oxidase, whose product MDLVLNVGDYYFFTPYVYPSSWPEDEPLRQIIGLMVVTNLGAAILYLGLGVLSYFFIFDHKLKQHPQFLENQVQREIRYALWSLPWISVPTVALFFAEVRGYSKLYDSVDESPLGWSGLIFSMVSFLFFTDMCIYWVHRFLHHKLIYKYFHKPHHVWKIPTPFASHAFHPVDGFLQGLPYHIYPFLFPLHKILYLVLYVFVNIWTISIHDGDYRVPNLMEPIINGSAHHTDHHLFFDYNYGQYFTLWDRIGGSYRYPSPLMGKGPHDHIKKLMAEGKLDSNGAKSQINSNKNGVHVKKE is encoded by the exons ATGGACCTTGTGCTCAATGTTGGAGATTATTACTTCTTCACTCCGTATGTGTATCCTTCGTCGTGGCCGGAGGATGAGCCTCTGCGGCAGATCATCGGCTTGATGGTGGTCACCAACCTGGGTGCTGCGATCTTATATCTAGGCCTGGGTGTTTTGAGCTACTTCTTCATATTTGACCACAAATTAAAGCAACACCCTCAATTTTTGGAG aaccaggtgcaacGTGAAATAAGGTATGCTCTGTGGTCTTTGCCCTGGATCAGCGTACCAACAGTAGCGTTGTTTTTTGCCGAGGTCAGAGGATACAGCAAACTGTACGACAGTGTTGATGAATCGCCACTCG gATGGTCAGGACTGATTTTCAGCATGGTCTCTTTCCTGTTTTTCACTGACATGTGCATTTACTGGGTTCACAGATTCCTTCACCACAAGTTGATATATAAg tattttcaCAAACCACATCACGTGTGGAAGATCCCTACTCCGTTCGCCAGCCATGCCTTCCACCCCGTGGACGGATTTCTTCAGGGCCTGCCGTACCACATTTACCCTTTCCTCTTCCCCCTACACAAGATTCTCTACTTAGTCCTGTACGTGTTCGTCAACATATGGACCATTTCCATCCACGACGGAGACTACCGCGTGCCCAACCTGATGGAACCCATCATCAACGGTTCAGCTCACCACACAGACCACCACCTCTTCTTCGACTACAACTACGGGCAGTACTTCACCCTGTGGGACCGCATCGGAGGCTCCTACCGCTACCCTTCTCCGTTGATGGGAAAGGGGCCACACGACCACATTAAAAAACTGATGGCGGAAGGGAAGCTGGACTCAAATGGTGCAAAGAGCCAgattaatagcaataaaaatggTGTTCATGTCAAGAAGGAGTAG
- the anapc13 gene encoding anaphase-promoting complex subunit 13, which produces MDSEVQRDGRVLDLTDDAWREDRLPYEDVTIPLSELPEAEQDNGGSTESVKEQEMKWSDLALQSLHENTPNIGT; this is translated from the exons ATGGACAGTGAAGTGCAGAGGGACGGAAGAGTTCTCGATCTCACAGATGATGCCTGGAGAGAAGACAGACTGCCGTACGAGGATGTCACGATCCCACTG agTGAACTTCCAGAAGCAGAGCAAGACAACGGCGGATCAACGGAGTCAGTCAAAGAGCAGGAGATGAAGTGGTCAGATCTCGCCCTGCAGAGTTTGCATGAAAACACCCCAAACATCGGCACTTAG
- the arhgap32b gene encoding rho GTPase-activating protein 32 isoform X5 encodes MKSRPTKQKLKQRGILRERVFGCDLGEHLLNSGHDVPQVLKSCTEFIEKHGVVDGMYRLSGIASNIQKLRHEFDSEQIPDLTKDVYIQDIHCVGSLCKLYFRELPNPLLTYQLYEKFSEAVSAATDEERLIKIHDVIQQLPPPHYRTLEFLMRHLSNLATFSYVTNMHTKNLAIVWAPNLLRSKQIESACFSGTAAFMEVRIQSVVVEFILNHVDVLFSPKLSSLIREGTGHNSLSRPKSLLLPSPSTKLLTLEEAQARTQAQINSPITADSKYIEVGEGPAALQGKFHTVIEFPTERKRQPIKSKKSPVGSWRSFFNLGKSSSMSKRKLHRNPSEPNELKAMALAGGRGDTGTLRSAKSEESLTSLHNVEGESKVYRPRRPRSSSDALSASFNGDLLDSRQHCNSYDNLGQGDSDGDDGPICVPALISPPRSADDVDLSPPDIGMASLDFDPMSFQCSLPLAETSIFSLDTDINSLKRSPGSASGSEQVSPVRAKVTSHSVSPDHSPALKDRNKLPPASFSEKTPVQSLESSEKSAVVTPLSVSESAASMIRKAPESTVLQPSSPPSPLDSPGKLSSLSRTTDLPLSEAIQQELLSKAATFESKENKDISSIECSQPPQVTCSQEQPGAVALDSPKGNVPVSSVSLIPPPSPPKNAARMLALALAESAQQATILSQRQSSGPPTPVSPDKPQELLETMDWPPPPSLPSQPSQEASVEASKRSVPTSSPPSTQTEKLTRSVSLHFYTAESGKPSSISCNSQDVISPETSSQSVMPSSQPFQVPQTQKSPERQQPAVGQTPVSTDKNTTIIITSAISSKDTVIQQPSSEIHMTEMVMPQKPIKTPDQPVAILQPQPQIQSQPHAAIRSQPQVQLYSQSQAQPQFQPKSQPNARVAPTPAAPLDPVEKPWEAIKPVHPKVDSAPQHHTQGVMPPAPPVRSIESKLAMAALCNTEAANPANFHTILETSMRGSVEETPPQSHPSHRRASTHQSGYIYHSKGDAALLEPTTEAYYHQRVSPSGQATMTYHYRPESVPPHISYVSKSEPQISFRGHGDGRYNTIGPRSYHQSIKSRGPLRSEYISPGTLHHSHGYSQVDGPTVYPTIRRVHSLHVPPTAIRSMPVTRTEVPPDDELFYYQRPIYHCKSHQSASQSDYHVTQLQPYFENGRVQYRYSPYSGSHVLDAPFYDVDHYGTIRLRHVHSFSGRDSAPLLRSGAKSGGYHYLSRHFIPLKEHSFVSRDMPPYGGSKGSVYFTWDPDEAERLRIHSIRRESRARQKVKGSVMSQYDNIGPYMPMDIDMLHLRSKSDPGKTVLMAAESKEARYNIVPGSQHAPRHLISDPDVLMYMETEKHCQGNGMGDKTTKQGSSRTYSTIHSHQSQLPPRSLQHLPEGGHLDPKFEPAEKQPSSKHWQEHSESRTAQPRYERSDLDRHICRVKATSSASEDEQAVPAKPAPPPKPERSHSVRERQHYNQSSLPTHLPDSSDHSGSYSHQSQGQRQSAITLQSHYDNLDDYHPVPQSQTSLSNRGGSSSYQSPGFSTSHSNRAYSTALGQGAFIQAELSAQRPETEINAE; translated from the exons TCCCCCAGGTACTCAAGAGCTGCACTGAGTTCATTGAGAAGCACGGAGTGGTTGATGGAATGTACCGTCTCTCTGGGATTGCCTCCAACATTCAGAAGCTGCG GCATGAATTTGACTCTGAACAGATCCCAGATCTgacaaaagatgtttacattCAAGACATACACTGCGTGGGCTCCCTGTGCAAGCTTTACTTTCGAGAGCTTCCCAACCCACTTCTCACCTACCAGCTGTATGAGAAATTCTCG GAGGCTGTGTCAGCAGCCACAGACGAGGAGAGGCTGATCAAAATACATGATGTCATTCAGCAGCTGCCGCCTCCGCATTATAG GACCCTTGAGTTTCTTATGAGGCATCTTTCAAATTTAGCAACCTTCAGTTATGTTACAAACATGCATACAAAGAATTTGGCCATTGTTTGGGCCCCAAATTTACTGAG GTCAAAGCAGATAGAATCCGCTTGCTTCAGTGGCACAGCAGCCTTCATGGAGGTGCGAATACAATCGGTTGTGGTGGAGTTCATCCTCAACCATGTGGATGTTCTCTTCAGCCCCAAACTGAGCTCACTCATACGAGAGGGAACAG gACACAACTCTTTGTCTCGGCCTAAATCTTTGCTGTTACCCTCTCCATCCACAAAGCTGCTAACACTAGAAGAGGCACAGGCACGTACCCAGGCCCAGATCAACTCGCCTATCACTGCAGACAGCAAGTACATAGAGGTGGGAGAGGGTCCTGCAGCCTTACAAGGAAAATTCCACACGGTTATTGAATTCCCTACTGAGAG gaaAAGACAGCccataaaatctaaaaagtcTCCAGTTGGCAGTTGGCGGTCTTTTTTCAACTTGGGCAAGTCTTCCTCAATGTCTAAACGAAAACTACACCGTAATCCCAGTGAACCAAATGAACTCAAGGCCATGGCGTTGGCTG gaggaagaggagacaCCGGTACTCTTCGGTCTGCCAAGAGTGAGGAGTCTCTCACCTCTTTACATAACGTTGAAG GAGAGTCTAAGGTGTACCGGCCACGCAGACCTCGCTCCAGCAGTGATGCTCTCTCTGCTTCCTTTAATGGTGACCTGCTGGATAGCAGACAACACTGTAACTCGTATGACAACCTGGGCCAAGGGGACAGTGATGGGGATGATGGACCGATCTGTGTGCCTGCTCTCATCTCCCCTCCACGTTCTGCTGACGATGTGGACCTGAGCCCCCCTGACATTGGCATGGCCTCTTTAGACTTTGACCCCATGTCTTTCCAGTGTAGCCTTCCTCTGGCAGAGACTTCAATTTTTTCACTTGACACAGATATAAACAGTCTGAAGAGGAGCCCAGGCAGTGCCAGTGGCTCAGAGCAAGTCTCGCCAGTCAGAGCTAAAGTTACGAGTCATTCTGTGTCTCCAGACCACAGTCCAGCCTTAAAGGATAGAAATAAACTGCCCCCTGCTTCTTTCTCAGAGAAAACTCCAGTTCAATCCCTTGAGAGCAGTGAGAAGTCAGCTGTTGTGACTCCTCTAAGCGTCTCTGAATCGGCGGCCTCCATGATAAGGAAAGCACCAGAGAGCACTGTGCTTCAGCCCTCTTCCCCTCCATCTCCACTCGACTCTCCTGGAAAATTGAGCTCTCTGTCAAGAACCACCGATCTGCCCCTGAGTGAAGCCATTCAACAAGAGCTTCTTTCTAAAGCTGCTACCTTTGAGAGTAAAGAGAATAAAGACATATCAAGCATTGAATGTTCACAGCCACCACAGGTCACATGCTCTCAAGAGCAACCAG GAGCCGTAGCTTTGGACTCACCAAAGGGCAATGTCCCTGTCAGCTCTGTGTCCCTCATACCTCCCCCTTCCCCACCAAAGAACGCTGCCCGCATGCTTGCACTAGCTCTAGCTGAATCTGCCCAGCAGGCCACTATTCTCTCTCAGAGGCAATCCTCTGGACCCCCTACGCCAGTGTCACCCGATAAGCCACAAGAATTACTGGAGACCATGGACTGGCCGCCTCCTCCTTCCTTGCCATCACAGCCATCCCAGGAAGCTTCAGTTGAAGCATCAAAGAGATCCGTTCCTACATCCTCACCACCCTCCACCCAAACTGAAAAGTTAACTCGCTCCGTCAGTCTGCACTTCTACACAGCTGAGAGCGGAAAGCCATCCAGCATTTCTTGCAATAGCCAGGATGTTATCTCACCCGAGACCTCAAGCCAGAGTGTTATGCCTTCTAGTCAGCCTTTTCAAGttccacaaacacaaaaaagcccAGAAAGGCAGCAGCCAGCTGTGGGACAGACACCTGTGAGCACAGACAAAAATACTACCATAATCATCACATCAGCTATCAGCAGCAAGGATACTGTCATTCAACAACCCAGCTCTGAG ATCCATATGACTGAAATGGTTATGCCACAAAAACCCATAAAGACTCCAGATCAGCCAGTCGCAATTCTCCAGCCTCAGCCACAAATACAGAGTCAACCTCATGCAGCAATTCGTTCTCAACCTCAAGTTCAGCTTTATTCTCAGTCGCAAGCGCAGCCACAGTTTCAACCCAAATCGCAGCCTAATGCTAGAGTTGCACCAACCCCCGCAGCACCTCTTGATCCTGTGGAAAAACCATGGGAAGCCATAAAGCCTGTTCATCCAAAAGTAGATAGTGCTCCTCAACACCATACTCAGGGAGTGATGCCACCAGCACCCCCAGTTCGTTCTATAGAAAGTAAACTAGCAATGGCTGCTCTCTGCAACACTGAGGCGGCAAACCCTGCTAACTTTCATACCATTTTAGAAACCTCTATGAGAGGATCAGTGGAGGAGACTCCCCCACAGTCTCATCCATCTCACCGTAGGGCTTCCACTCATCAGTCTGGTTACATTTACCACTCCAAAGGGGATGCTGCCCTACTGGAGCCCACCACAGAGGCATATTACCATCAGCGAGTATCTCCTTCAGGTCAGGCTACAATGACATACCATTACAGACCAGAGAGTGTTCCACCACACATTTCTTATGTGTCAAAATCGGAGCCACAGATTTCCTTTAGAGGCCACGGTGATGGCCGATACAATACAATTGGACCTAGGTCCTACCACCAGTCCATCAAATCTCGTGGCCCATTGAGAAGTGAATACATTTCTCCAGGCACACTGCACCACTCCCATGGCTACAGCCAAGTAGATGGACCCACCGTGTACCCAACAATCCGCAGGGTCCACTCCCTACATGTGCCCCCCACCGCTATCCGCTCAATGCCGGTCACCAGAACCGAGGTTCCGCCAGATGATGAGTTATTTTACTACCAGCGCCCCATCTACCACTGCAAGTCTCACCAATCAGCCTCTCAGTCCGACTACCATGTCACACAACTACAGCCTTATTTTGAGAACGGAAGAGTACAGTACCGCTACAGCCCATACTCTGGCTCTCACGTTCTGGATGCCCCTTTCTACGATGTGGACCATTACGGTACCATCCGCTTACGGCATGTTCATTCCTTCAGCGGTCGGGACAGTGCCCCCCTCCTTCGGTCTGGAGCCAAATCTGGAGGCTACCACTACCTTTCAAGGCATTTCATTCCTTTAAAGGAGCATAGCTTCGTAAGCAGAGACATGCCACCTTATGGTGGTTCAAAAGGGAGTGTTTACTTTACGTGGGATCCAGATGAAGCAGAGAGGCTTCGCATACACTCTATCCGCAGGGAAAGCCGAGCGAGACAGAAGGTGAAGGGTTCTGTAATGTCACAGTATGACAACATAGGACCCTACATGCCAATGGATATAGACATGTTACACTTGCGCAGCAAATCAGATCCCGGCAAAACTGTATTGATGGCTGCTGAGAGCAAGGAGGCCAGATATAATATTGTTCCTGGATCTCAGCATGCTCCCAGGCACTTGATCTCTGATCCAGATGTCCTGATGTATATGGAAACAGAGAAGCACTGCCAAGGAAATGGGATGGGGGATAAGACCACCAAACAAGGCAGCTCCAGGACCTACTCAACCATCCATTCACATCAATCACAACTTCCACCACGAAGCCTGCAGCACTTACCAGAGGGTGGCCATCTTGACCCAAAGTTTGAACCAGCGGAAAAGCAGCCGAGCAGTAAACATTGGCAGGAACATTCGGAGAGCAGGACTGCCCAGCCTCGTTACGAAAGGTCAGATTTGGATCGCCACATATGCAGGGTTAAAGCCACAAGCAGCGCCAGTGAAGATGAACAAGCAGTTCCAGCGAAGCCAGCTCCACCACCCAAGCCAGAGAGATCCCATAGCGTTAGAGAGCGCCAGCATTACAACCAATCCAGTCTTCCCACACATCTACCAGACAGTTCAGACCATAGTGGATCCTACTCTCATCAGTCACAGGGACAAAGACAAAGTGCCATTACTTTACAGTCACACTATGACAACCTGGATGACTACCATCCGGTACCTCAGTCCCAAACCTCACTATCAAATCGGGGTGGTTCCAGCTCCTATCAAAGCCCTGGTTTCTCAACTTCACATAGTAATCGCGCATACTCCACTGCCTTGGGACAGGGCGCCTTCATACAAGCTGAGCTTTCAGCACAGAGGCCAGAGACAGAGATTAATGCTGAGTAA